In one window of Bizionia sp. M204 DNA:
- a CDS encoding RHS repeat-associated core domain-containing protein: MKLKNYFIRFIILIIGFVGFSQTPNDLLVDPSIKVKMEFKKITSKENPNAKSSKTTFQTASRPPKGPIDPIDPFDPIDPPIGETSSGYAGTTLDEFNVSLSGEASYSVPIISPAGIKDIAPNIGLTFNSQASNGLAGWGWNISGLSTITRIPSTKYHDGFVGGIDFDDTDRFALDGQRLLLKSGTYGAVNSEYQTENYSNIKIRAYETSPYGSSYGPSYFIVFYPNGTRAWYGNGGSSHGQLEWALHKIQDPQGNYVEYTYSQSNNLLRINRIRYGSIEGVTPPNDIYFYYKTRTRPELTYIQGVTFKRGNILDRIEVKGGSQLYRKYQLTHNTSSLGYQRVSSIREYNSANESFPPITFGYESSTSGISRDGNTLDIYPGINYNNDRMAVGEFDGDGKMDFITYNKNTRNQLNIFMGVFSDYGSGISIGYSVDTEKFDDVFASTILSWNGKLLPQQGVTNVRETVNGTNSTARFRTFAMAAYGPVFQYDKNVNFPIGPMGDFDCDAPSNNDYRKIPKSYINGDFNGDGLTDVLAIPKKYYKKACSWDYDYWDDYEECVCDRQTIPLGNSEVYFVDLKRTDTTTAVNIGSLESRIQDSTDKLFGVDFDGDGKTDLMHIRDGLTTVYSMNSSNQLVQIASLTNSYIDKDKPILLGDYNGDGKTDFAQPSANGSTTWRFYLSQGNNIFYYSKDIGVNYIENFVHNGWRNINGVGMTNPLYEYKYIAQDYNGDGKTDILKHEIITPYSSSNVVSDRFQLYANKHNSNESTPTFVLTTNSLAVNNGLTKFGIPIFLEAKGTNSNLEYAYIDGNNVHTYEFNNDHKKDIELKKISNNGVITDIFYEQLNSRYGSNTYSFDYEENYPFVNVNVAPPLKFVKEVKHTGSGYSKRQVFQYKGAVSNAEGLGFLGFKEVKKTNWFGDGVGTLWNISKHDIQKRGAVTQQWVSTSPSSSPYSFVNKTTYTYSTQLLPNNVFINKPIQIVKEDGLQGFSTTEVYTYDSFKNPLSIVLSSSGESKTKTYEYSNNSTSTGSTYHIGRLTKEIKTNVLNGNSFTNENQYSYDNNLLVQIKRKGNGTPWLIESYIHDSFGNITQKTVGGSGISNRIEEFEYDSSGRFLTKSIDLEGLETTFTYDTTTGNPITTTNPFGHTTTYVYDGWQRVLNKISYLGKETKYYYNQENIPGIGQCFTKTIDFPEGQDKKTYFNAFGWNVQSKMLSLNGKWIQKQFEHDAIGRVLRESEPYFSNESPTQWNQNYFDEYGRPITQQLFTGKVINTTYNGPSITVNDGTKSTTTTRSVFGNITSVQDLGGTIDYQYYGNGTMKAANFGSHTVSTTIDGWGRRISLSDPSAGTFNYEYNILGEITKEITPKGQTEYTYDDFGKLLDKEIIGDKTDLTVSYIYNGTTKLLERINGNDGEADTQYTYNYYYDSNHRPNRITEVTDYAEFENQMTYDDFGRINKDVYITRNIATGVNSTVQVKNIYDEASILIELRNQVSDDLLWKVNDENARGQTLSVDLGNGITKNRQYDQFGFLTNITDKDDGTGGEQALKLDYSFDAQRNILLSRQNHGFTNWSESFTHDSLDRLLSVNGPNPHTQDYDDQGRITENSFVGDYTYDNNSRYRLAEVDLNNQGDLYYQNHSLQQITYNAFKKPVDIYEKEKGRVSFEYGPMMNRTSSYYGGLEENKTERRYHKRYSSIIPVEIVQDTENNSTKIITYIGGDGYTAPVTHIKQVGGNSIDEYHYLHRDYLGSILAISNSSGEVVEQRQFSAWGLTDNFKQRNTLTDFSYSSLINRGFTGHEHFFDVSLIHMNGRLYDAKLGRFLSPDNYIQVPFSTQSFNRYGYVWNNPLVNIDPNGEFIFTAAIIIGAVVGAYIGGVQANGGNYNPLKWNWSSGSTWGGLVGGAVIGGISGGVGAYVGGAALGVMSAAGISGGIIGGAVSGIAGGVAAGLISGAGMAILPGGNGDVLGGAWKGAVTGAIFGGIIGGTVGGITTPKGYSVLTGRQIRPTAVSVSELKAQPFQSSDDAFALDTGKAIRPENTNVTKAVEINKLEQSFLKTKGVDGQVKFTATDELVAVRHHTSPEALKQIEASKLINPSRGQPYGVDVEVAPFVNPSNANMGQFGKGAYIEFMVPRSQLSNIPGYLGGTGNTARIITNSAPLDVSSSSWLNFVKWKWF; encoded by the coding sequence GGAAAATCCTAACGCCAAATCATCTAAAACGACATTTCAAACTGCATCTAGACCTCCAAAAGGACCAATTGACCCCATTGATCCTTTCGATCCAATTGACCCCCCAATAGGTGAAACATCTTCAGGTTACGCAGGCACTACCCTAGATGAGTTTAACGTCTCATTAAGTGGTGAAGCTTCATATAGTGTCCCAATAATTTCGCCTGCAGGAATTAAAGATATTGCTCCTAATATTGGTTTAACCTTCAATAGTCAAGCTTCTAATGGATTAGCAGGCTGGGGTTGGAATATATCAGGATTATCTACCATAACTCGAATTCCATCGACTAAATACCATGATGGCTTTGTTGGTGGTATAGATTTTGATGATACAGATCGTTTTGCTCTAGATGGACAAAGATTACTTCTTAAAAGTGGAACCTATGGAGCAGTTAATTCAGAATATCAAACCGAAAATTATTCAAATATTAAGATAAGAGCCTACGAAACATCACCTTATGGTTCATCATATGGTCCATCGTACTTTATAGTGTTTTATCCAAATGGAACTCGTGCTTGGTATGGAAATGGCGGTTCTTCTCATGGACAATTGGAATGGGCATTACATAAAATACAAGATCCTCAAGGTAATTATGTAGAATATACTTACTCTCAAAGTAATAATTTGTTACGTATTAATAGGATTAGGTACGGTTCTATAGAAGGAGTAACACCTCCTAATGACATATATTTTTATTACAAAACCAGGACACGCCCAGAACTTACTTATATTCAGGGTGTAACATTTAAACGAGGTAATATTTTAGATCGTATAGAAGTAAAAGGTGGAAGTCAATTGTATCGCAAATATCAGTTGACTCACAATACTTCATCCTTAGGTTATCAAAGAGTTTCATCCATTAGAGAATATAATAGTGCTAATGAATCTTTTCCACCAATTACATTTGGTTATGAATCTTCAACTAGTGGTATTTCAAGAGATGGAAACACTTTAGATATCTACCCAGGAATCAATTACAATAATGATAGAATGGCGGTAGGCGAGTTTGATGGTGATGGCAAGATGGATTTTATTACTTATAATAAGAATACAAGAAATCAACTAAACATATTTATGGGAGTTTTTAGTGATTATGGATCTGGTATTTCTATAGGTTATTCAGTGGATACTGAAAAATTTGATGATGTTTTTGCAAGTACAATTTTATCTTGGAATGGAAAATTATTACCCCAACAAGGAGTTACCAATGTTAGGGAAACAGTAAATGGTACAAACTCAACTGCTCGTTTTAGAACGTTTGCTATGGCTGCTTACGGTCCTGTTTTTCAGTATGATAAAAATGTGAATTTCCCTATTGGGCCTATGGGAGACTTTGATTGTGATGCTCCTTCAAATAATGATTATAGAAAAATACCTAAATCGTATATTAATGGAGATTTTAATGGAGACGGACTAACAGATGTATTGGCAATCCCTAAAAAATATTATAAAAAAGCATGTAGTTGGGATTACGATTATTGGGATGATTATGAAGAATGTGTTTGCGATAGGCAAACTATACCCCTAGGTAATTCCGAAGTTTATTTTGTAGATTTAAAACGTACAGATACTACAACTGCGGTCAATATTGGTTCATTAGAGTCTCGTATTCAAGATAGTACTGATAAACTATTTGGAGTTGATTTTGATGGGGATGGAAAAACCGATTTAATGCACATTAGGGATGGTTTAACTACGGTGTATTCTATGAACTCATCAAATCAATTAGTACAAATAGCTTCTTTAACCAATAGTTATATAGATAAAGATAAACCAATATTATTAGGAGATTATAATGGTGACGGAAAGACAGATTTTGCTCAACCTTCAGCTAATGGAAGTACTACTTGGAGGTTTTATTTGTCTCAAGGAAATAATATTTTTTATTACTCAAAAGATATTGGAGTTAATTATATTGAAAATTTTGTACATAACGGTTGGAGAAACATTAATGGAGTAGGAATGACTAATCCATTGTATGAATATAAATATATAGCTCAAGATTATAATGGAGATGGAAAGACAGACATCTTAAAACATGAAATAATTACACCCTACTCCTCATCCAATGTAGTTAGTGATAGATTTCAGTTATATGCCAATAAACATAATAGTAACGAAAGTACACCTACCTTCGTATTAACCACTAATTCTTTAGCGGTTAACAATGGTCTTACTAAATTTGGAATTCCTATATTTCTAGAAGCAAAAGGAACCAATAGTAATTTAGAGTATGCCTATATAGATGGTAATAACGTACATACCTATGAGTTTAATAATGATCATAAGAAAGATATTGAGCTTAAAAAGATCTCAAACAATGGTGTAATAACAGATATATTTTATGAGCAATTAAATTCTCGCTATGGCTCAAACACATATTCTTTTGACTATGAGGAGAACTACCCATTTGTGAATGTCAATGTGGCTCCTCCTTTAAAATTTGTTAAAGAAGTTAAACATACTGGTTCAGGTTATTCGAAACGACAAGTTTTTCAATATAAGGGTGCTGTTTCTAACGCAGAAGGATTAGGTTTTTTAGGATTTAAAGAAGTGAAAAAAACCAACTGGTTTGGTGATGGAGTGGGAACACTTTGGAATATATCTAAACATGATATACAGAAACGTGGAGCTGTAACTCAACAATGGGTTTCTACATCACCCTCTAGTTCACCATACAGTTTTGTAAATAAAACAACTTACACTTATTCAACACAGCTGCTTCCTAATAATGTTTTTATTAATAAACCAATTCAAATAGTAAAAGAAGATGGTCTACAAGGATTTAGCACAACAGAAGTATATACTTATGACTCTTTTAAAAACCCTCTTTCTATAGTCTTATCTTCTAGTGGAGAGTCTAAAACAAAAACATATGAATATTCAAATAATTCTACATCAACAGGATCTACCTATCATATAGGGAGGCTTACTAAAGAAATTAAAACAAACGTATTAAATGGTAATTCATTTACTAATGAAAATCAATACTCTTATGATAATAATTTATTAGTCCAAATTAAGAGAAAAGGTAACGGTACGCCTTGGCTTATAGAATCCTACATTCATGATTCTTTCGGTAATATTACACAAAAAACTGTCGGAGGTTCAGGAATTTCAAATCGAATTGAAGAATTTGAATATGACAGTAGCGGTCGATTTTTAACTAAAAGTATAGATTTAGAAGGATTAGAGACTACTTTCACTTATGACACTACTACAGGCAATCCAATAACAACCACAAACCCTTTTGGGCATACAACTACTTATGTATATGATGGTTGGCAAAGGGTCTTAAATAAAATAAGTTATTTAGGAAAGGAAACTAAGTATTATTATAATCAAGAAAATATTCCTGGTATTGGTCAATGTTTTACCAAGACAATTGATTTCCCAGAAGGACAAGACAAGAAAACTTATTTTAATGCTTTTGGTTGGAATGTTCAATCTAAAATGTTAAGTCTAAATGGTAAATGGATCCAAAAACAATTTGAACATGATGCTATAGGTCGAGTATTGAGAGAAAGCGAGCCTTATTTTAGCAATGAAAGCCCAACACAATGGAATCAAAATTATTTTGACGAATATGGTCGCCCTATCACTCAACAATTATTTACTGGAAAGGTAATTAACACCACTTACAATGGTCCATCTATTACTGTAAATGATGGGACAAAATCCACCACCACCACAAGAAGTGTATTTGGAAATATCACTTCTGTGCAAGACTTAGGTGGAACAATCGATTATCAATATTATGGCAACGGTACAATGAAAGCTGCAAATTTTGGCAGTCATACTGTTAGCACTACTATTGATGGTTGGGGGCGTAGAATATCATTATCCGATCCTTCAGCAGGAACGTTCAATTATGAATATAATATTTTAGGAGAAATCACAAAAGAGATTACTCCTAAAGGCCAAACAGAATATACATATGATGATTTTGGAAAATTGTTAGATAAAGAAATTATTGGGGATAAAACAGATTTAACGGTTTCATATATCTATAATGGAACAACAAAATTACTTGAAAGAATAAATGGTAATGATGGTGAAGCAGACACGCAATATACTTATAACTATTATTATGATTCTAATCATAGACCTAATAGAATTACAGAAGTTACAGATTACGCAGAGTTTGAAAACCAAATGACTTATGATGACTTTGGTAGAATAAACAAAGACGTATATATAACTAGAAATATAGCAACCGGCGTAAATAGTACTGTTCAGGTTAAGAATATCTATGATGAAGCAAGTATTCTAATAGAATTAAGAAATCAGGTCTCTGATGATCTTTTATGGAAAGTTAATGATGAGAATGCTAGGGGACAAACACTTAGTGTTGATTTAGGGAATGGAATAACAAAAAACAGACAATATGATCAATTTGGGTTTCTTACCAATATAACCGATAAGGACGATGGCACAGGAGGTGAGCAAGCTCTAAAGTTAGATTATAGCTTTGATGCACAGCGAAATATTTTATTAAGTCGTCAAAATCACGGATTTACCAATTGGAGTGAGAGTTTTACGCATGATAGTTTAGACCGATTACTATCCGTTAATGGACCTAATCCCCATACACAGGATTACGATGATCAAGGAAGAATAACTGAAAATTCTTTTGTAGGAGATTATACATACGATAATAATTCTAGATATAGACTTGCTGAAGTCGACCTAAATAATCAAGGTGATTTATATTATCAAAACCATAGCTTACAACAGATAACTTATAATGCTTTTAAAAAACCAGTAGATATTTATGAGAAGGAAAAGGGTCGAGTAAGTTTTGAGTATGGTCCTATGATGAACAGAACAAGTTCATATTATGGTGGTTTAGAAGAGAATAAAACAGAACGTCGTTATCATAAACGATATTCTAGTATCATTCCTGTTGAGATTGTACAAGACACCGAAAATAATAGCACTAAAATCATTACTTATATAGGAGGTGACGGTTATACAGCACCAGTTACACATATAAAACAAGTTGGTGGTAACAGTATTGATGAGTACCATTACTTACATCGTGATTATTTAGGAAGTATTCTTGCTATTTCTAACTCTAGTGGAGAAGTTGTAGAACAGAGACAGTTTAGTGCTTGGGGTTTAACAGATAATTTTAAACAAAGAAATACGTTAACAGATTTTTCTTACAGCTCTTTGATTAATAGGGGTTTTACAGGTCATGAGCACTTTTTTGATGTATCGTTAATTCATATGAATGGCCGTTTGTATGATGCTAAATTAGGTCGTTTTTTATCTCCAGATAATTACATACAAGTACCTTTTAGTACACAAAGCTTTAATAGATATGGTTATGTATGGAATAACCCCCTTGTAAATATTGACCCTAATGGAGAGTTTATTTTTACTGCTGCAATTATTATTGGAGCCGTTGTAGGAGCTTATATAGGGGGCGTGCAGGCTAATGGAGGAAATTATAATCCATTAAAATGGAACTGGTCCAGTGGTAGCACTTGGGGTGGTTTAGTAGGTGGTGCTGTTATTGGAGGCATCTCGGGAGGTGTTGGTGCTTATGTTGGTGGAGCAGCGTTAGGGGTTATGTCTGCTGCAGGAATTTCAGGAGGAATTATAGGTGGTGCAGTATCTGGAATAGCTGGCGGAGTAGCTGCAGGATTAATAAGTGGAGCCGGGATGGCAATACTCCCTGGTGGTAATGGTGATGTTCTTGGAGGCGCATGGAAAGGTGCAGTTACTGGTGCCATTTTTGGAGGAATTATAGGGGGTACTGTAGGAGGAATTACCACCCCAAAAGGTTATAGTGTACTTACAGGCAGACAAATAAGGCCAACAGCAGTAAGTGTTAGTGAATTAAAAGCCCAACCTTTTCAATCAAGTGATGATGCCTTCGCTTTAGACACTGGTAAAGCTATTAGACCTGAAAACACTAATGTAACTAAAGCGGTGGAAATAAATAAATTAGAACAGTCATTTTTAAAAACTAAAGGGGTTGATGGTCAAGTGAAATTCACTGCTACTGATGAGTTAGTTGCTGTCAGGCATCATACTAGTCCCGAAGCCCTTAAACAAATAGAGGCAAGTAAATTAATAAATCCTTCTCGAGGTCAGCCATATGGTGTTGATGTTGAAGTTGCACCATTTGTTAATCCATCAAATGCTAATATGGGTCAATTTGGTAAAGGAGCGTATATTGAATTTATGGTACCTAGAAGTCAATTGAGTAATATTCCTGGTTATTTAGGAGGTACAGGTAATACTGCCAGAATAATTACAAACTCAGCTCCTTTAGATGTTAGTTCAAGTTCATGGTTAAATTTTGTTAAATGGAAATGGTTTTAA
- a CDS encoding T9SS type B sorting domain-containing protein: protein MFRIFNILTVILFISNVGFSQNETNIWYFGENAGLDFNSGVPTPLLDGALNTDEGCATISDNTGSLLFYTDGITVWNRNHGVMLNGTGLNGDVSSTHSAIIVPKPGNSNIYFIFTVDANTGPQGLQYSEVDMTLDSGLGGITTNKNVLLATPTTEKLTAVKSSVSNEYWVVSHRWNSNEFIAYNVNGLGVNTTPVISGVGTYVGGSNELSAIGQIKISPDGTKLALVRSVGYSEAQLFDFDASSGIVSNPITIFDLPNYLTPYGVEFSPNSKVLYIGITGEGVYQYNLEAGSPNNIINSEYLISSTTNFYSALQLASDGKIYIANALSNYLDTIQNPNNLGSGCNYQMNTVYLGGRIVQRGLPPFIQSFFNAAFQTDDVCLGESTIFTVTNFPTTYDSLVWDFGDGNTSTLENPSHVYLTAGDYTATLTVTVGGVSSTDTKVLTIYEQPTATQPQDIIECDTNNDGFFEFDLTAQISAILNGQSATTFEVVYYASMLDFTNSSPIADPTTYINTTAYASQNIIASVRNRNNADCKVITDFNIQVFDVPMPSLTVPPIEYCDNTSYGTDTDGVVIFDLTDNESAILNGQSATNFTVSYFTDAGLTTQIPTPSNYQNTNPLETIYVQVVNNSNTSCVAETSFTIEVFEKPFTAPIVSLRQCDDDLDGYSAFNLSEALNEITTNTLNETITFYESQLDAENENSPIPNTTVYINETVSTDAIWARVENSHGCFRTSQINLVVSTTQIPLTFTRDFYECDDTLDGDTSNGIASFNFSNVTTEIEALFPTGQQLAITYYRNLSDALAETNAITDITNYRNIGYPNTQDIYIRVDSLIDNDCLGLGQHITLHVETVPVANSVSIAEACDDDGDGLYAFDTSTIQDEIIASQTNVNVSYTDSNGIALPSPLPNPFNTATQIVTVRVTNATSQDPNGACYDETTINFVVDAAAVANPIADIMVCDDDTDGQYAFDTSTFETTILNGQTGMQVTYIDESGNPLPSPLPNPFVSESQTLTVRVENTLSASCYDETTINLIVNAQPIANTIQNDIVCDDASNDGEANFILNHYDPQILDSQSSTIFEVMYFDELTNAENNTSPLSNNYLSTSISETIYARIHNRNNMDCYAITSFQIGVSYLPIAYNPDDLIICDDESNDGESEFNLSIQNEYILNGQSETENKITYHLSQEDAEGSINDIPTIFTNTEANQIIYVRVENVNNLDCYATTSFNIIVVEQPVLLMEEQWSICEGDTVEIIADSGFDEYLWSTGETTPSIIVDEIGTYELTVTTIYGNIRCEDAQIVNVVQSDIAVITNIETVDWSQSNNEISIYVEGNGDYEYSIDGINYQDSNIFSYLTIDAYTVYVRDKNGCGVVSEEVYLLYYPKVFTPNGDGTNDTWQLYNSRIEQNNRVYIYDRYGKLLKQITPNSNDWDGTFNGSALPNSDYWFVLKRQNGKEYRGHFSLKR from the coding sequence ATGTTTAGGATTTTTAACATATTAACAGTTATTTTATTCATTTCAAATGTTGGTTTCTCCCAAAATGAAACCAACATTTGGTATTTTGGAGAAAATGCAGGATTAGATTTTAATTCAGGGGTTCCAACACCATTGTTGGATGGAGCTTTAAATACGGATGAAGGCTGTGCAACCATATCAGATAATACAGGTAGTTTGTTGTTTTATACAGACGGCATTACGGTTTGGAATAGGAATCACGGAGTAATGCTTAATGGTACAGGGCTTAATGGTGATGTTTCGAGTACACATTCCGCTATAATAGTTCCAAAACCTGGTAATTCTAATATCTATTTTATTTTTACTGTAGATGCCAATACTGGTCCTCAAGGATTACAGTACTCTGAAGTCGATATGACTTTAGATAGTGGACTTGGCGGTATAACTACTAATAAAAATGTTTTATTAGCAACCCCAACCACAGAAAAATTAACAGCTGTTAAAAGTTCTGTATCTAACGAATATTGGGTGGTTAGTCACCGATGGAATAGTAACGAATTTATAGCATATAATGTTAACGGTTTGGGTGTTAATACCACACCGGTTATTAGCGGTGTGGGGACTTATGTTGGTGGCTCCAATGAGCTATCTGCTATCGGGCAAATTAAAATATCTCCAGATGGCACGAAACTGGCCTTGGTAAGAAGTGTTGGGTATTCTGAAGCTCAATTGTTTGATTTTGATGCCAGTTCTGGAATTGTATCTAATCCTATCACAATTTTTGATTTACCAAACTATCTTACACCGTATGGTGTTGAATTTTCACCCAATAGTAAAGTACTTTATATTGGCATAACAGGTGAAGGTGTTTACCAATATAATTTAGAAGCTGGTTCACCTAATAATATTATTAATTCTGAATATTTAATTTCATCAACCACAAACTTCTATTCTGCACTACAATTAGCTTCCGATGGTAAGATTTATATTGCTAATGCATTAAGTAACTATCTCGATACCATTCAAAATCCTAATAATCTTGGATCAGGTTGTAATTACCAAATGAATACAGTGTATTTAGGAGGTAGAATTGTTCAAAGAGGGTTACCGCCATTCATTCAGTCCTTTTTTAATGCTGCTTTTCAAACAGATGACGTGTGTTTAGGTGAAAGTACTATTTTTACTGTCACAAACTTTCCCACAACTTATGATTCATTAGTTTGGGATTTTGGAGATGGAAATACCTCTACTTTAGAAAACCCAAGTCACGTCTATCTCACGGCAGGAGATTATACGGCAACATTAACGGTTACTGTTGGTGGCGTTTCTTCTACAGATACCAAAGTATTGACTATTTATGAGCAACCAACCGCTACACAGCCACAAGATATAATAGAATGTGATACCAACAATGATGGTTTTTTTGAATTTGATTTAACGGCTCAAATTTCCGCTATTCTGAACGGACAATCTGCTACTACTTTTGAGGTCGTTTATTATGCCTCCATGTTAGATTTTACAAATAGTTCACCAATTGCAGATCCAACTACTTATATAAATACAACAGCCTACGCATCACAAAATATAATAGCAAGTGTTAGAAACAGAAATAATGCAGACTGTAAAGTTATTACAGACTTTAATATTCAAGTTTTTGATGTACCAATGCCAAGTTTAACAGTTCCTCCAATAGAATATTGTGATAATACGAGCTATGGAACAGATACAGATGGTGTAGTTATATTTGATTTAACTGACAATGAATCAGCAATTTTAAATGGTCAGTCTGCAACTAATTTTACAGTTAGCTATTTTACTGATGCTGGATTAACAACTCAAATACCAACACCCAGTAATTATCAAAATACAAATCCATTAGAAACTATTTATGTTCAAGTTGTAAATAATAGTAATACAAGTTGTGTTGCTGAAACATCTTTTACTATCGAAGTTTTTGAAAAACCATTCACGGCGCCAATAGTAAGTTTAAGACAATGCGATGATGATTTAGATGGTTATAGTGCATTTAATTTAAGTGAAGCTCTAAATGAAATCACTACAAATACCCTAAATGAAACTATCACATTTTACGAATCGCAATTAGACGCTGAAAATGAGAATAGCCCAATTCCAAACACAACCGTTTATATAAATGAAACTGTTAGTACAGATGCTATTTGGGCAAGAGTTGAAAATAGTCATGGTTGTTTTAGAACTTCACAAATAAATCTTGTAGTATCTACTACACAAATTCCATTAACCTTTACAAGAGATTTTTATGAATGTGATGATACTCTAGATGGAGATACATCAAATGGCATTGCTTCTTTTAACTTTAGTAACGTAACAACAGAAATAGAAGCATTATTCCCTACAGGACAACAATTAGCAATTACATATTACAGAAATTTATCAGATGCTTTAGCCGAAACAAATGCCATTACAGATATTACAAATTATAGAAATATTGGTTATCCAAATACACAAGATATTTATATACGTGTTGATAGCCTAATAGATAACGATTGTTTAGGTTTAGGTCAACATATTACACTACATGTAGAAACTGTTCCTGTTGCCAATTCTGTAAGTATAGCAGAGGCTTGTGATGACGATGGAGACGGTCTGTATGCTTTTGATACATCTACTATTCAAGATGAAATTATTGCAAGTCAAACGAATGTAAATGTTAGTTATACGGACTCAAATGGTATAGCCTTACCGAGTCCTTTACCAAATCCGTTTAATACTGCCACGCAAATTGTTACTGTAAGAGTTACTAATGCAACTTCTCAAGATCCAAATGGAGCTTGTTATGATGAAACCACAATAAATTTTGTTGTAGATGCCGCAGCAGTTGCAAACCCTATTGCAGATATCATGGTTTGTGATGATGATACTGATGGTCAATATGCGTTTGATACGTCTACTTTTGAAACAACTATTCTTAATGGTCAAACAGGCATGCAAGTGACATATATTGATGAATCGGGTAATCCACTGCCTAGTCCATTACCCAACCCTTTTGTCAGTGAGTCGCAAACCCTAACAGTTCGTGTAGAAAATACGTTAAGTGCTAGCTGCTATGATGAAACGACTATCAATTTAATTGTTAATGCACAACCAATAGCAAACACCATACAAAATGATATAGTTTGTGATGATGCTTCAAACGATGGAGAGGCTAATTTTATTTTAAATCATTATGATCCTCAAATTTTAGACAGTCAATCAAGTACAATTTTTGAAGTAATGTATTTTGATGAACTCACGAATGCAGAAAATAATACAAGTCCATTGTCTAATAATTATTTGAGTACATCAATTTCTGAAACTATTTATGCAAGAATACACAACAGAAATAATATGGATTGTTATGCAATTACTTCTTTTCAAATAGGAGTTTCATATCTTCCTATAGCTTACAATCCAGATGACTTAATTATTTGTGATGATGAAAGTAATGATGGGGAATCCGAGTTTAATTTAAGTATTCAAAATGAATACATTCTAAATGGTCAATCTGAAACTGAAAATAAAATTACGTATCATCTTTCACAAGAAGACGCTGAAGGTAGCATAAATGATATACCTACAATTTTTACAAATACAGAAGCAAATCAAATTATTTACGTAAGAGTTGAGAATGTGAATAATTTAGATTGCTACGCAACAACGTCATTTAATATTATAGTTGTTGAACAACCTGTATTACTTATGGAAGAACAATGGTCTATTTGCGAAGGAGATACGGTAGAAATCATTGCAGATTCAGGATTTGATGAATACTTGTGGTCAACTGGAGAAACCACGCCATCTATAATTGTTGATGAAATTGGAACTTATGAACTAACTGTGACAACTATTTATGGCAACATAAGATGTGAAGACGCACAAATAGTTAACGTTGTTCAATCAGATATAGCAGTTATTACTAACATAGAAACTGTAGACTGGTCGCAAAGTAATAATGAAATTAGTATTTATGTGGAAGGAAATGGAGATTACGAGTATTCAATTGATGGCATAAATTATCAAGACTCAAATATATTTAGTTACCTAACTATCGATGCATACACGGTTTATGTGAGGGATAAGAACGGTTGTGGTGTGGTAAGTGAGGAAGTTTACTTGTTGTATTACCCAAAAGTGTTTACACCAAATGGCGATGGAACAAATGATACTTGGCAACTATATAATTCAAGGATTGAGCAAAATAACAGAGTCTACATTTACGACAGATATGGTAAATTACTAAAACAAATTACTCCTAATTCAAACGATTGGGATGGGACCTTCAACGGTAGTGCTTTGCCAAATTCAGATTATTGGTTTGTTTTGAAAAGACAGAATGGGAAAGAGTATAGAGGGCATTTCTCATTGAAGAGATAG